One Catalinimonas alkaloidigena genomic window carries:
- a CDS encoding nuclear transport factor 2 family protein, with the protein QRLSALEDKQAIKHVVDEFSILADTKEIEKQVMLFTPDGVVESYANGERSSLLQGRAQLQEVFSGFLANFHTVYHQNGQQTIDLQGDRAETTSYCRVILVGDQEGKTMKTTLYTIYQDQLVKQEGQWLIQHRTSNFVWREVEEVK; encoded by the coding sequence CAACGCCTCTCCGCCCTCGAAGACAAGCAGGCGATCAAGCATGTCGTGGATGAATTCTCAATTTTAGCCGATACCAAAGAAATCGAGAAGCAGGTGATGCTGTTCACCCCCGACGGCGTCGTGGAATCGTACGCCAACGGTGAGCGATCTTCTTTGTTGCAAGGTCGGGCGCAACTCCAAGAGGTGTTCTCCGGCTTCCTGGCGAATTTCCATACGGTGTATCACCAGAATGGGCAACAAACCATTGATTTACAGGGTGATCGTGCAGAGACTACGTCGTATTGCCGGGTCATTCTGGTAGGCGATCAGGAGGGGAAAACCATGAAAACTACCCTATACACCATTTACCAGGATCAGCTGGTGAAACAAGAAGGGCAATGGCTCATTCAACACCGAACTTCCAATTTTGTGTGGCGGGAAGTAGAAGAGGTGAAATGA